Proteins found in one Homalodisca vitripennis isolate AUS2020 chromosome 4, UT_GWSS_2.1, whole genome shotgun sequence genomic segment:
- the LOC124359903 gene encoding LOW QUALITY PROTEIN: myotubularin-related protein 9 (The sequence of the model RefSeq protein was modified relative to this genomic sequence to represent the inferred CDS: deleted 3 bases in 2 codons), producing MEFIEDIPTPNLDNVVMHGSFGKKIEGTLCLTGHYILLSSRTEHNDELMMLTINVDAVERKLNGPTGGSVILKCKDFRIIQLDISPLEAFNNVATSIETLSSFEDQTKFYPFFFRPNYPILEDGWTAFQPELEFSKLLQGDDWRITYVNSDFKVCPTYPKALVVPKKIDDKTIMASAKFRDGGRFPVLSYRHEKGTVLLRSSQPLTGASSHRCKEDKDLLDAVLGPGTRGYVIDTRSPAAAQAAKSRGGGFELEMHYPQWRRVSKPIERYTGLLDSLTRLIEACNDTSLSMDRWLSRLESSNWISHVKDTLNCACIVAQCLEEEARSVLVHGSEGLDATLLVTSLTQIILNPDCRTVRGLQALVEREWLQAGHPFPRRHSHSVYSPSRSKQNAPTFLLLLDCIVQIQTQFPCSFEFSSSLLMLLFEHSYSSQFGKIN from the exons ATGGAGTTTATTGAAGATATTCCAACGCCAAATTTGGACAATGTTGTCATGCATGGTTCATTTGGCAAAAAGATAGAGGGAACCTTATGTTTAACTGGCCACTATATTCTCCTGTCTTCTCGGACGGAACACAATGATGAACTTATG ATGCTGACAATCAATGTGGATGCTGTAGAGAGAAAGTTGAATGGACCAACTGGAGgcagtgttattttgaaatgcAAGGACTTTAGAATCATTCAGTTGGATATTTCGCCATTAGAAGCTTTCAACAATGTCGCTACTTCAATTGAAACTTTATCTTCATTTG AAGATCAAACAAAGTTTTACCCTTTCTTTTTTCGACCAAACTATCCCATATTAGAAGATGGCTGGACGGCCTTTCAGCCGGAACTGGAGTTCAGCAAACTGCTGCAGGGTGATGATTGGAGGATAACATATGTTAACTCAGATTTCAAG GTTTGCCCAACTTACCCTAAAGCACTTGTAGTTCCTAAGAAAATTGATGACAAGACAATCATGGCTTCTGCAAAGTTTCGAGATGGTGGTCGGTTCCCAGTGCTCAGCTACAGGCATGAAAAAGGT ACTGTTCTATTGCGTAGCTCTCAGCCTCTCACAGGGGCCAGCTCTCATCGCTGTAAGGAGGACAAGGATCTCCTCGATGCGGTTCTGGGACCTGGCACGCGAGGCTATGTTATTGATACTCGCTCTCCTGCAGCTGCACAAGCCGCTAAA TCCCGAGGTGGAGGGTTTGAGTTGGAAATGCATTACCCTCAGTGGCGCCGGGTCAGCAAACCCATAGAGCGCTACACTGGTCTGCTTGACTCCCTCACACGTCTTATTGAAG CTTGCAATGACACATCCCTGTCCATGGACAGGTGGCTGTCCAGGCTGGAGTCCAGCAACTGGATAAGTCATGTTAAGGACACTCTCAATTGTGCATGCATCGTGGCTCAGTGTTTAGAGGAG GAGGCCAGGTCTGTACTGGTACATGGCTCTGAGGGTCTGGATGCTACACTTCTTGTCACATCTCTC ACACAGATCATCCTTAACCCTGATTGCCGCACAGTTCGAGG TCTGCAGGCTCTTGTGGAGAGGGAA TGGTTGCAGGCTGGACATCCATTTCCTCGGCGACACTCACACTCCGTGTACTCTCCCAGCCGCAGCAAGCAGAACGCTCCCACATTTCTGCTGCTACTCGACTGTATCGTGCAGATCCAGACACAGTTCCCTTGTAGCTTTGAGTTTTCATCCTCTCTACTTATGTTGCTTTTTGAGCACTCTTACAGTTCACAGTTTGGTAAGATCaactaa